The Echinicola rosea genome has a segment encoding these proteins:
- a CDS encoding IS256 family transposase — protein sequence MSEEQESAFKKKVLDQFLSGESLFGKNGALSPMLKEFLEEALQAEMDEHLRDEDAGHSAGNKRNGKGSKRVKSNLGEVEIETPQDRHSSFEPKIVEKRQRILADNLEKQIIGMYGLGSSLRDISGYIKEMYDTEVSTQVISDITDRVVPKVKEWQNRPLEEVYCIVWLDAMHFKVREEGKVRHKALYNVLGINREGKKEVLGMYLSESEGANFWLQVLSDLQHRGVQDILIACTDNLKGFPEAIGSIFPKTEIQLCVVHQIRNSLKYVASKNQKEFAGDLKKIYKAETKDLAESALLELEEKWGKKYPIVIRSWNDNWERLSAFFAYTPPIRKLIYTTNAVEGFHRQVRKVTKTKGAFTSDMALLKLVYLATQRIEKKWTTPLQNWSLTVQQLAIKFEGRLRLDINTET from the coding sequence ATGAGCGAAGAACAAGAATCAGCATTTAAGAAGAAAGTACTTGACCAGTTTTTATCAGGAGAGTCCCTGTTCGGCAAGAACGGTGCGCTGTCTCCGATGTTGAAGGAGTTTTTGGAGGAAGCCCTCCAGGCTGAGATGGACGAGCACCTTCGGGATGAAGATGCAGGCCACAGTGCAGGCAACAAACGTAACGGCAAGGGCAGCAAGCGTGTGAAGAGCAACTTGGGAGAAGTGGAGATCGAGACGCCCCAGGACCGTCACAGCAGCTTTGAACCTAAAATCGTCGAGAAGCGCCAGCGTATCCTTGCCGATAACCTTGAGAAGCAGATCATAGGGATGTACGGGCTTGGCAGTAGCTTACGTGACATCTCCGGGTACATCAAGGAAATGTACGATACGGAGGTCTCCACGCAGGTGATAAGCGATATTACCGACCGTGTCGTCCCGAAAGTCAAGGAGTGGCAGAACAGGCCGTTGGAAGAGGTCTATTGCATTGTATGGCTTGATGCCATGCACTTCAAGGTACGTGAGGAAGGGAAGGTACGCCATAAGGCCCTATACAATGTATTAGGGATCAACCGTGAGGGGAAGAAGGAGGTACTGGGCATGTACCTTTCCGAAAGCGAGGGGGCGAACTTCTGGCTACAGGTACTCAGCGATCTACAGCACCGTGGAGTACAGGATATCCTGATCGCCTGTACCGATAACCTTAAGGGCTTTCCCGAGGCGATCGGGTCGATTTTCCCGAAAACAGAGATCCAGCTCTGCGTGGTCCACCAGATCCGGAACAGCCTGAAGTACGTGGCCAGCAAAAACCAAAAGGAGTTTGCCGGTGACCTGAAGAAGATCTATAAGGCCGAGACAAAGGACCTGGCCGAATCGGCATTGTTGGAACTGGAAGAAAAGTGGGGGAAGAAATACCCCATAGTGATCCGTTCCTGGAACGACAACTGGGAGAGGCTGAGTGCCTTCTTTGCCTATACACCGCCCATCAGGAAGCTGATCTATACCACCAATGCGGTGGAAGGCTTCCATCGGCAGGTAAGAAAGGTGACCAAGACCAAAGGGGCATTTACCAGTGACATGGCACTTCTAAAGCTGGTCTATCTGGCCACGCAGCGGATCGAGAAAAAATGGACGACCCCTTTACAGAACTGGAGCTTGACAGTCCAGCAGTTGGCCATT